The sequence below is a genomic window from Setaria italica strain Yugu1 chromosome IV, Setaria_italica_v2.0, whole genome shotgun sequence.
GATGGTCCTACGTCAAATTTTTGTCTATCCAAATCCTAGCCACCAATGTAACAGGGAACATCCAAATTGAACCGCACATTGGCTACGAAAACACACCTGGTGACATTGTTTCTCGCTGATCAACTTGTGTACCTCGTGATCAATCGCCTGGTTGATCTAGCTGCCGGCGCAGAAACCGGAAACAAACGACGGAGACACCGCCGCCAGGCCTAGCGACGGGTatacgagagagagagagaggaggcagGGGATCCCAGACCTAAATATACTTGCCACGTAGGCTGCTGACATATCAATCTAGTCAGCAAAACCAGTTTCTAAATCAATCCAATTAGCAAATCCGGTTTCAATTATGTATTAAAGGTATATTTTGATCCGGTTTAGTAAAAGGAAGGGGTTAAGTAAACCTTTCAttaatttagggggttatttggaCCTCAAGTAGCTATACTTGAGGGTAGTaaattggactttttccttttctttataGCCAAAGATGTTGGTAGGCACATGTCACATAAATAAGTATTTCCTTGGAGGCAGATTTATCTACTTTCCTAGAAATGACTTCACGTAAATATAGTTAGTTGCCCATGGGAACGTGTCACTTTCCAAAGCTAGGGTACCCCTAACACCAGCTTTAATGGAAATTCATAGGAGTTTCATGAGTATTAAATTAtataccacatcagcaattttacTGGCTTGGCAAGGTCATTATcaggagaaagaaagggaaattTCACCAGATGTGTGAGGAGTTTCACATAAACAAGTACAGTTATCAAGTTCTTAATTTTGATAATTGTATAATGAAATTGTGCATGAGACTCGACTAGCCTGATACCGAGAACAGAGGAGCAAAATGCAAACAAAAAGTTCTAATATAAGTTCTGTTTTTACATCATTATATTAAAAAGGCAGGTAATTCTCATAACACGTTTCACAATATTTTCAATTTCAGTATATGCTCTCGTATGCGACAGTTGAACAGTGTGTGTCAGATTTACCCTATCTGAAAGTTTCCAAGATACTGTACGGGGTTTATAACTAACGAAAGTCTGAAAGCACAGAATTCGGAGAATTTTCGACAGAAGTGTTCCCTCCTCGGCCCATCTCTCCCCGCACTCCCTCCCTGGCCGCACGCGCAGGCCGGGCGTCAAGCCGTGACAGGTGGTAGCACGTGAGGATTTGAACGTGCAAAGAAAAAGATCCGTTGCGTCACTGCCTTGCCCGCGCCGGATATGCTGACTCTTTGACCGGTCCGTTCCGTTCGTTGAAAACTGAAATCCAACGTCCTGGAGTGACAGGACACATGAGTCCTTCCTGACGTGACAGGCTGCGGAATTTGGTACCGCCAATATATGGCCTAGTTTGGCAGGCTTCCGGCTCCTCCTAAAACGGCTCCGGTTTTGACACCTATGATGGAGCAGCTTCTCTGATATCGATGGAGCCGTTTTCGAaggtgtttggcaaaacggcttctcctataTTATTAGCTATGGATATAAGAGGTCAAATGTCCTATATGGCCttggatatatatttttttaataaatgaaTTGAATGTTTAATAATAGTTTATAATTTAAGTCcatttgaattaaaaaaataaatgaaaagggATTCTCTCcccgtttcttttttcttctttttttccttcaccttttccttttttcccttcaccttttctttttcctccgtGTTCCCCATCTCCTTCTGCCTTATCTTTTTCCCGTCTCCTCTGGCTTCCGCCGCTTTCTCCCTCACGCGCCGCCTAGACCCCATCGCCGCCCCGCTCCCGTCGCCGCTcggcccccgtcgccgcccagccctCAGGTCCCCGGCGCTGCTCCGCCTCAGCTCGCCGCCAACACTGAGCTCCACCGCCTTCCCtgtcgccgcgccgcctcgaGTCGCCACCCGGCCCTCGGGTCCCCCGTCGCCGTGCCGGCCAGCTCCCCGTTGCCTGGCCTGCCTGCGAGCCCTCCTCGAGGGCAAGTGTGGGAAACGGTCGAGGAGGAGCCGTGGGAGCCGGTTTTTTTGGCTCCGCCTCCCCGAAAGCGCTCCAAAGAGCGCGATTTGCGGGGCTCTGCCGCTGGAGCCAGAGCCGTTTTGCTGCACGCACGTCCTTTGGCAGGGTTTCGAGAGAAGCCGCTCGAGGAGCCGCTCccggagccctaccaaacgagCCCTATATTGTTCCTATATTGTTGTTCATGTCCGTACGCCACAATATGCCAGGGGCATTTCTTTTCCCAGCCCATGTGTACGTGAGCTCTTTTTCAATGGGAGGACAACGCACTGATTTACTGTTCATCAAATTTTTATGTGCACACGGTGTAATTTTTCCTACCGCATCGAatatttatatactaattaaaagtattaaatatagactaattacaaaaccaattccGAGTGTCCACTAGTactggaggctaattcacgagacaaatcaaTTAATCCCAATTATTTCACGATGTTGACAGTGTGATGACACGATGAGTGTGAAACGGTAGCTTATGAAATGGGACATGAGGGTGAAGCCATGGGGATAGCAAATACTGATGCCNNNNNNNNNNNNNNNNNNNNNNNNNNNNNNNNNNNNNNNNNNNNNNNNNNNNNNNNNNNNNNNNNNNNNNNNNNNNNNNNNNNNNNNNNNNNNNNNNNNNcaatgtgatgctacagtaaccatttgctaatgatggattaattaggcttaatagattcgtctcgcgaattagcctccatctgtgtaattagttttataattaactcatatttaattctcctaattagccttcgaatatttgatgtgacataaaCTAGATTTTAACTTAAGGATCCAAACGTCCCTAAGTGTACTGGTGCTTTGTCATTTGCTATGGCAAACCGTACATCAAgaacaaacaaaacataataaACAGTAATATCAACCCGGTAAGTCCTAGCATGTGCAGGAAGTGGCAGCGTATTTTTTTTGCCTCTCTGAAACCAGAGACAGAGAGGCCTCCTGTCATTTCCTGGCGTACAGGCGTCTAGTGCCCGGCGCCGGGGCTCGGGCCGGATTCCTTGATCCCGCCGAGCATGTCGATGCTCATCACGAACTTGTTTctgccggcgccgtcgtcctccGCCGTCCCGACCACCGTCTGGATGTCGCCCGCCGGCGATTCCACCACCACCGTGGGCACGTCGTCtccctccgacgacgacgacggctctTCCTTCAACGGCCTGGCGTCCGCGACCGTCGCCGCGAGCACCAGCAGgcccgccgcggcgaggagcaggGCGACGACGGCAGGTGCTTGCGCCCTGAGCTTGGCTGCCATTTTCTTGTCGTCGTCCAAGATCGATCAGCCGGCCGATCGAGGGATGCTATATGTATATCTGTATGTTGTTGCAGCTGTTCCACGCAGCACTGCACACGTACGTACGTGTGTTGTTGCTGTCAGTGCAGACTGTTCTTGGCTTGCATCTCTGGGGCGTGGTGTTCAGGGGTTTATATAGGCGTGGTACGTCGTCTTGGTCTAGCTCCTCGCATTGACGGGATGGCCGGAGGCGTCTTTGGAAATCGGCGGCCTGCAGGTGATCGATCTGACCGCCACGACCACGAGGATGGATggaaggaggagaggaagcgtCGTGGAAgcgacacggcggcggcgtacgaGGTCGTCGCCGTGCGCGCACTAGCTCCTGATgactcctgagtcctgacccaGGTGCGTGCGCCGGCGCGGTTGGAAGTTCTGGCGTGGAAGTTTAGATGAGCTAAGCCGCGAGGAATTCCGCGCTCCGTCGTCCCGAGAGTGGACTTTgaacgccgacgccgacgtgaCATGAGGAGATCAGAGGAAGcagagacgacgacgacgcgtggTGGTCAGTGGTCGATCGATCCGTCCGAGTTGCAGGATTTCCTGCATCTCCGGCAATTCATGGGTCAAAacttgttctcttttttttaatgtttgGTTACGTGACTAAAGTCtagttcgtgtcacatcgaatattcggatgttaattatgatgactaaatatgagctaattataaaactaattacatagatggaggctaattcacgagatgaatctattaagcctaattaatcaatcattagcaaatggttagcatcatattgtcaaatcatagactaattaggctttatagattcgtctcgtaaattagtctccatctgtgcaattagttttataattagtctatatttaatatgtGATAGGATTTCTAGTACCTCCTAAGGAATCACATAGTCTACTTGTACTGTGCAGACTCCAAAGATTCCTTGGGCTGTTGGACTGGAGGTTGTTGTCGTTCTgcaaggtctcgctccagatgAATCTGAAGATGGCTGCAGGACGTTTACAGGTGTCGAAAGCGACTGAAAGCCCACGCGAAGTCAGCGACACAACGTGGGGACGAACCGGTGGAGAAGCTACGTCCGGACAGGATGCTGACGCGTGTCGGGGTGTGTGTGCGCGTGCTACGCGAGACCGACCAAGCCATTTCTGACTCCGTTTCAGGTTGCTGGTCTCTCCGGGTCACTAGCTCACAACGGCTCATCAGCATCTCGTTTATCAAAGACATCCACACACACGGCCGACGCCCGGTGGTTTTGGTCTTGATCAAGCTTGTTAATTTAATTTAAGACCACCTCTCCAGCGCACACGGATCACGTAACAAGGACGGCGACCATGGCAAAGTGTGTGATTTGTGAGGTATCTGACGTTAGTTAGACCCAACAGGTCCTAACTAAACTTCAGTCATCAGCTAGAAATTAGCTCTCTAAAGCTCTAAATAGGTGGACTAAAAGATGAACTAGTTTTTAGTTGCACTCCAATTAACTTTAAGTTCATTAGTTCACCAAAACTatctttttcttatttgaaGAAAGCAACAGAGGCGGAGTGCGTCCACCTGAACATTTCATTCAAAAGAGCCGTGATCAAAATGGCCGCATCCAAGTTTTACATGACGACCAAAACTATCTAAATCGAGCTAAAAGTAACTAACGTGTAGCAAAAATTTTTACCCACTCCACCAACCCATCTCCCcgttctctctcctctctcctcttccaCAGACAAGGGTAAAATGTATTTTATGCATCTCCTAGTCCTTTAAAAATCTAAAAGTTTAAAAGTGTTGGCTCACTTTTAACTAAAGGCTCAACTTAAATTAATTTTAGACTGGACCCTTAGTTTTGCGGCTGCACTCATTTGCACCGAAATTGAGCCTGACAAGTTCAGGAGCACCAATCTAGTCATTAAATTCTTCACGTTTCAAGGGCTGCAGTGCTGCTTAGTGGCACGTTGTAGGCTTGTAACTATCTGTTATTAGATGCATGCACCAGGACGTATACTCCACTGCCCATCCAAGTGTTTAGGTCAAGCTAAACGGCTTTTTCCTTTTGTTACCTCCACGATCTTCAGCATTTTGCCACCTTATACGTGCGTGATAGATGGAACGTCTGAGGCTGTGGACAAAAGGATCGATGCACACTTGTACACTTTGGCTAGTGCCAATGCAGTTGGAGAAGAGAAGAAGCTTTGCGTTCGTAGAAATGCACTTGGCCGGGAGAGTTTGTATTGGTGGTGATGACTGAGGAGACAGGTTATTCCCAGCCCATCAGGTGGTCGGCACGAAGATCATCTCAAGCACACTACTGCACACATCGTGCCGCCCGCACTACCCGCTTGCCAAGTGGTTTTTGGTAGTGAAGGCggtgccacggcggcggcggtgtcgctGGTTGACACGCCACGCGAATTAGGCTGCCGGTCTCGTGGAGTTGCGCGCTCGGGCACCGTGCATATGCAGCATCGCTGTCGAAGCTGCGTGCctcaggagccaaagatgattTAGGGTTGGGTGATTCATGGGATCACTACTTGTTGATTTTCTGATGATGGAAACCTAGGACATTGCTTACCTAGGCTTTTATAAACAATCATCAAACTGAAAGTACTACTCTGAccctagaaaaaaaataccacTGTTAAATTGTGCGGATGCTATGGTCCGTCCACGCGATGGGAAGTTGGGAACTCCCCCAcccctctcttcctcctggaagtttttttttgtttttttccgtTAGCGTGctgatttttttcttattgtttTTATTTCAGCCCATATTTGCTAGTTCGACCCATATACCGTATATATTTGGTACAAAACTGTGTTTGGTTACATTCGGTCGTATAATGTTTTGTTCAAATCACTACTGGATATTCCGCTTTCAGTACCAGTTCcaaaccccctttagtactggttgtacaaccggtattgctatgTCGGTACTAAGGGGGCCTTTTcaaacccatgacctcaagcctcgtgCGAGCCTTCTTTGTCATCCCACCTACGCAGCGCATGTGATGGAGGTAGATATACTTTCCTTTTGAAATAACCCgtggagggcctttagtaccgggtcatagcaccacctggtactaaaagtgcccctttagtatcgggtggtgttatgacctggtactaaaagttCTAGACCTTTTAGTACTAGGTCGTAACACCAGTTAataccgggtggtgttacgacccggtactaaaaggacTCCAGGGGTCTCAAATTTGGACCCactactaatgctaacattagtaccggcttAAAATATGACTAGTACTAAGGGAGTGGATGAAAGGtcgtttttctagtagtggatGAAAGTTTGTAGGATTTGTTTTAGATGTACCAATTTTTGTTCCACGAGCTGAGTTTGTAAGATGTGGTCTAGGTGTACAAAATTTTGTTCCTCTAGTATGAGTCATTCGTTCTAGGTACATAGTTTTTGTTCGTTCAGTTGTATATCCATAATGTTTTAAACTTTTCTTCCCCAAGTATGATTTGTTCCATGATGGATTATAGATTGTTCCACAGTAATTATGAAATGTTCATGGTGCATCTTGCATTGTTCCAACAGGATACATGAAATGTTCTatagtgtattttttttattgtttctaTACTATCCATTAGATGTGCCACAATGTATTTGGATAGTTCTAACCTAAGAAAATATTGTTTTTCGTGATTTTTTTGAACATGGAACAATTCGTTGTGAATATTGAATACCTTTTTCTTAACCCGAATCATTTGTTAATAATATATTAACAAAATTCCTCACCTTCATAAAAAGTACCATTGAGAAAATATCATCCAAACATAGTCAAGTTTGATCTTGTTTTGAAGATATTATGTAAAAAACCACAATAATGTAACCAAAATTTAATTTAGACATCTGATTTAtgagttacaacttacaacccTTTTATTTAGATTTAGATGGTGTCGTCCCTTTTATCTCAACATGTAGGGAGGGGGTGGTCCTAGTTATAAATTAAGGTCCAGTTAGACAAGACTCTGTGTAGTAGCCAGCCAGCACATAAAAAGCATAACGAAGTAGACCAGCTTCAGTTCAGCCCATTTTAGCCATTTGAGCTCTAGAAATTGGTCTACAGTCTTTTTCATGAGTCAATTCCCTCATTGTCATAGAAATTTACCCGTTCCCTCGCTGCCATAGGTTTTCTCGAAATTTCTTCAGTGCCATTAAAATTTAGATTTATCCCCTCAGATGCCATTCCGTCTATAGTTCCATCCATGGGGTATTAAGTGTGCTTGGAAAAAACCATTTTACCCCTTCTGAATCAGGAGCCCACCTATCGGTGCCCCTCTCAATCTCCTTTCTCTTCTCTCCcctatttttctctctcttattACTCACCACGCAGGCACACAACGCCACCGGCCCGTCTTCCTCGCATTTTCTCTGCTCGCTCAGCAGCACCGCTGGCTAAATAATTCACCACCAGTCAATAGCTTGCACCAAGGACTAGCAAAATCGATCGTCCATGACCTCCTCTTACCCCGTGTGCTCTCAATTTTATTGGAATCTTGATTACTACAAAAATGATTTGTAGGGACGTTCCGTTTTTTCTAGGAGCGGGCGAAATTGCGACCCGCTCCTACAAAAGGAGAGGCGCTACTGTAGCATCTGCCCCATCCCTGGAGAAGCATTTGTAGGGGTGGACCACGGGGTGACCCACCCCTAGAAATGGGGGCTATTTCCAGGGGCCGTCACCATCCCCGGAAATGCTCTTTTCAGCCGCCCCTGGAAATGGCCCCATTTCCAGGGGGGTCGCCCCATGGTTCACCCCTGCAAATCCTTTTCTAGGGGCAGGTGGCCCCGTGACCCGTCCCTAAAAACTCTTTTTCAGGGGCGGGTCATGCCATGACCCGCCCCTAGAAATGATCGTGTCAAAATAAATccataactttttcatatgatctCGGATGAAACAAACTTTATACCCGTGACCGGTCCCTAAAAACTCTTTTTcaaggggcgggtgatggcatgACCCACCCCTAGAAATGGTCGTGTCAAAATAAATCCGTAACTTTTTTATATGATCTCGGATGAaaataaactttatatcaaaattgtatagCTCGACGAGATCTAAAAATTTGTAGTTGAAAATTTTTCAGTTAAGATTGTTTAGTACTTGAAAATATCAttataagttctctagttttgaaatctaaatttttgaattttcaaatgacttcgGCTATAGATAAGCTCTCTACATCAAACTTGTAGAGTTCAACGAGACCTAAAACTTTGAAGTTGACAAgtttttaatttaaaaatatttaataCTTCAAAATGTTATTATAAATTCTCTAACtttgaaatatacaatttttaaaattttcaaatgacttcgGATATAGAGAAGAAGCTCTGTATAAAAGTGGTAACTCTCAGTGAGATCTAAATTCATATCAGTATATGCGTGAGTATGTGAGTATATGTATATGTGGTCACAAACATACGagtttttcattttgttgttaaGGATTGGAAGGATTAAGTTTAAAGGAtgtattttttaatacaaactttttcatacAACCTTGGATGattacaaactttatatcaaagttgtagattTAGACCGGA
It includes:
- the LOC101774728 gene encoding uncharacterized protein LOC101774728, producing the protein MAAKLRAQAPAVVALLLAAAGLLVLAATVADARPLKEEPSSSSEGDDVPTVVVESPAGDIQTVVGTAEDDGAGRNKFVMSIDMLGGIKESGPSPGAGH